From a single Streptomyces liliifuscus genomic region:
- a CDS encoding SRPBCC family protein: MATTAATLDIPASPDRVWQLIGGFDSLPDWLPYIPASELSEGGRVRSLRNEDGGVIVERLEAFDDKARTYSYSILQAPFPVTGYLSTLTVHEIPGQGTARVEWSGTFTPDGVSDDEAIALFHGIYTDGLAALNETLAVHSHRA; this comes from the coding sequence GTGGCCACGACCGCCGCAACCCTCGACATCCCCGCCTCGCCCGACCGCGTCTGGCAGCTCATCGGCGGCTTCGACTCACTGCCCGACTGGCTCCCCTACATCCCCGCCAGCGAACTCAGCGAAGGCGGACGTGTCCGCAGTCTCCGCAACGAGGACGGCGGTGTGATCGTCGAGCGCCTCGAAGCCTTCGACGACAAGGCCCGCACCTACAGCTACTCCATCCTCCAGGCACCCTTCCCCGTCACCGGCTACCTCTCCACCCTCACGGTGCACGAGATCCCCGGACAGGGCACAGCCCGCGTGGAGTGGTCCGGCACCTTCACACCGGACGGCGTCAGCGACGACGAAGCCATCGCTCTGTTCCACGGCATCTACACGGACGGCCTCGCCGCGCTGAACGAAACGCTCGCCGTTCACAGCCAT